The following coding sequences lie in one Nakaseomyces glabratus chromosome K, complete sequence genomic window:
- the EPA22 gene encoding EPA22 (CAGL0K00170g~Putative adhesin-like cell wall protein (adhesin cluster I); predicted GPI-anchor), with amino-acid sequence MFNWIIVSYLLIVQWVHANDLGFSLFDKRALSSQNPFGYPIGCSPQSTNVIPGLTMELYSYPIVSGTPPNCYDASYVDPEYPRTGYLKRKMIGKSTGVTGSLNYKFSVEKACMVKYGNLPAGYNYNEPLTVSNFTMLLYGYFKPQTSGIHTFFVNADDLLYINFGAGNAFDCCKREDSKFKLGEYVAYDIWHVDSSKNKVSLNLEKDVYYPIRMFFNNIGKDSSLDLSFSVNGAVEHITDFSGYLYSVPDQPDACPAPIGYDTTCKSIDSTTTYSTQFITTKPEENVLPITSTIYYIATPCAKTPSPVPNCEGGFLDPLKNTCYYPKPEDPKPEDPKPEDPKPEDPKPEDPKPEDPKPEDPKPEDPKPEDPKPEDPKPEDPKPEDPKPEDPKPEDPKPEDPKPEDPKPEDPKPEDPKPEDPKPEDPKPEDPKPEDPKPEDPKPEDPKPEDPKPEDPKPEDPKPEDPKPEDPKPEDPKPEDPKPEDPKPEDPKPEDPKPEDPKPEDPKPEDPKPEDPKPEDPKPEDPKPEDPKPEDPKPEDPKPEDPKPEDPKPEDPKPEDPKPEDPKPEDPKPEDPKPEDPKPEDPKPEDPKPEDPKPEDPKPEKPIDPKPEEPSHNPSSVNPSSVNPSSKPVDPSPADPSHNPSSVNPSSVNPSSVNPSSVNPSSKPVDPSPADPSHNPSSVNPSSVNPSSVNPSSVNPSSKPVDPSPADPSHNPSSVNPSSVNPSSVNPSSVNPSSVNPSSVNPSSKPVDPSPADPSHNPSSVNPSSVNPSSVNPSSVNPSSKPVDPSPADPSHNPSSVNPSSVNPSSVNPSSVNPSSVNPSSKPVDPSPADPSHNPSSVNPSSVNPSSVNPSSVNPSSKPVDPSPADPSHNPSSVNPSSVNPSSVNPSPSIFSPSVSTKTVTLSNGSTTTVTVTVTPPSPNGGSSNSNTDSFSLPPPYTTTVSKSTTTETDIVSFFPSTDSDGHTRTGTTTITLTGSKPGNNGDSDSFSLPPPYTTTVSKSTTTETDIVSFFPSTDSDGHTRTGTTTITLTGSKPGNNGDSDSFSLPPPYTTTVSKSTTTETDIVSFFPSTDSDGHTRTGTTTITLTGSKPGNNGDSDSFSLPPPYTTTVSKSTTTETDIVSFFPSTDSDGHTRTGTTTITLTGSKPGNNGDSDSFSLPPPYTTTVSKSTTTETDIVSFFPSTDSDGHTRTGTTTITLTGSKPGNNGNVGTSSVPPVGNIVITPSVSTRTVTFTNGIISTITTTIRPPSPNGGGSGNNGNPPSPNGGGSGNNGNPPSPNGGGSGNNGNPPSPNGGGSGNNGNPPSPNGGGSGNNGNPPSPNGGGSGNNGNPPSPNGGGSGNNGNPPSPNGGGSGNNGNPPSPNGGGSGNNGNPPSPNGGGSGNNGNPPSPNGGGSGNNGNPPSPNGGGSGNNGNPPSPNGGGSGNNGNPPSPNGGGSGNNGNPPSPNGGGSGNNGNTPSPNGGGSGNNGNTPSPNGANSPRLSTSVAVNQPTLSTFKGEGSQAVKMMPTKLLLLVLIAPIFL; translated from the coding sequence ATGTTTAACTGGATTATTGTCAGTTATCTATTGATTGTACAATGGGTACACGCCAATGATCTTGgcttttcattatttgacAAACGAGCATTAAGTTCACAGAACCCATTTGGCTATCCTATTGGATGCTCCCCTCAAAGCACTAATGTTATTCCTGGCTTAACTATGGAACTTTACTCTTACCCAATTGTCAGTGGTACTCCCCCCAACTGTTATGATGCTTCTTACGTTGACCCTGAATATCCTCGTACTGGCTACCTAAAGAGAAAAATGATTGGTAAATCTACTGGAGTTACTGGCAGTTTGAACTACAAATTTAGCGTTGAGAAAGCTTGTATGGTCAAATATGGAAATTTGCCAGCAGGTTACAATTACAATGAACCATTGACAGTTTCTAACTTCACTATGTTGCTGTATGGATATTTTAAACCTCAAACATCGGGTATCCACACGTTCTTTGTTAATGCTGACGATTTATTGTACATTAATTTTGGTGCAGGAAATGCCTTTGACTGTTGCAAGAGAGAAGATAGTAAATTTAAACTTGGCGAGTACGTTGCTTACGATATCTGGCATGTTGACAGCTCCAAGAACAAAGTAAGCTTGAATTTGGAGAAGGATGTCTATTATCCAATTAGGAtgtttttcaataacattGGTAAGGATTCTTCATTGGATCTTTCCTTTAGTGTTAATGGTGCTGTTGAACATATTACTGATTTTTCTGGATATCTCTATTCCGTTCCGGATCAGCCTGATGCTTGTCCTGCTCCTATTGGCTATGATACTACATGCAAGAGCATCGattcaacaacaacataCAGTACACAATTCATTACTACTAAACCTGAGGAAAACGTTCTTCCTATTACTAGTACGATTTACTATATTGCAACGCCATGTGCAAAGACTCCATCCCCAGTGCCAAATTGCGAGGGAGGGTTTCTTGACCCACTGAAGAATACGTGCTACtatccaaaacctgaggacccaaaacctgaagatccaaaacctgaagatccaaaacctgaggacccaaaacctgaggacccaaaacctgaagatccaaaacctgaagatccaaaacctgaggacccaaaacctgaggacccaaaacctgaagatccaaaacctgaggacccaaaacctgaggacccaaaacctgaagatccaaaacctgaggatccaaaacctgaggatccaaaacctgaagatccaaaacctgaagatccaaaacctgaggacccaaaacctgaggacccaaaacctgaagatccaaaacctgaagatccaaaacctgaggatccaaaacctgaagatccaaaacctgaagatccaaaacctgaggacccaaaacctgaggacccaaaacctgaagatccaaaacctgaagatccaaaacctgaagatccaaaacctgaggacccaaaacctgaggacccaaaacctgaagatccaaaacctgaggacccaaaacctgaggacccaaaacctgaagatccaaaacctgaggatccaaaacctgaggatccaaaacctgaagatccaaaacctgaagatccaaaacctgaggacccaaaacctgaggacccaaaacctgaagatccaaaacctgaggatccaaaacctgaggatccaaaacctgaagatccaaaacctgaagatccaaaacctgaggacccaaaacctgaggacccaaaacctgaagatccaaaacctgaggatccaaaacctgaggatccaaaacctgaagatccaaaacctgaagatccaaaacctgaggACCCAAAACCTGAGGACCCAAAACCTGAGAAACCTATAGACCCAAAACCAGAAGAACCATCACACAACCCTTCTTCAGTCAACCCATCCTCCGTCAACCCATCAAGCAAACCGGTTgatccttctccagctgACCCATCACACAATCCATCTTCAGTTAACCCATCTTCCGTCAACCCATCTTCCGTCAACCCATCCTCCGTCAACCCATCAAGCAAACCGGTTgatccttctccagctgACCCATCACACAACCCATCTTCAGTTAACCCATCTTCCGTCAACCCATCTTCCGTCAACCCATCCTCCGTCAACCCATCAAGCAAACCGGTTgatccttctccagctgACCCATCACACAACCCATCTTCAGTTAACCCATCTTCCGTCAACCCATCTTCCGTCAACCCATCCTCCGTCAACCCATCCTCCGTCAACCCATCCTCCGTCAACCCATCAAGCAAACCGGTTgatccttctccagctgACCCATCACACAACCCATCTTCAGTTAACCCATCTTCGGTTAACCCATCTTCCGTCAACCCATCCTCCGTCAACCCATCAAGCAAACCGGTTgatccttctccagctgACCCATCACATAACCCATCTTCAGTTAACCCATCTTCCGTCAACCCATCCTCCGTCAACCCATCCTCCGTCAACCCATCCTCTGTCAACCCATCAAGCAAACCGGTTgatccttctccagctgACCCATCACACAACCCATCTTCAGTTAACCCATCTTCGGTTAACCCATCTTCCGTCAACCCATCCTCCGTCAACCCATCAAGCAAACCGGTTgatccttctccagctgACCCATCACACAACCCATCTTCAGTTAACCCATCTTCAGTCAACCCATCCTCCGTCAACCCATCTCCTAGCATTTTCAGTCCTTCAGTTTCAACTAAAACAGTTACATTATCCAACGGTAGTACAACAACTGTAACAGTTACTGTAACCCCACCTTCTCCAAATGGCGGTAGTTCAAACAGCAACACCGACTCCTTCTCACTGCCTCCACCATACACCACAACCGTCTCCAAGAGCACCACCACAGAaacagacatcgtctccttCTTCCCATccaccgactccgacggcCACACCCGCACaggcaccaccaccatcaccCTGACTGGCAGCAAGCCCGGCAACAACGGCGACTCCGACTCCTTCTCACTGCCTCCACCATACACCACAACCGTCTCCAAGAGCACCACCACAGAaacagacatcgtctccttCTTCCCATccaccgactccgacggcCACACCCGCACaggcaccaccaccatcaccCTGACTGGCAGCAAGCCCGGCAACAACGGCGACTCCGACTCCTTCTCACTGCCTCCACCATACACCACAACCGTCTCCAAGAGCACCACCACAGAaacagacatcgtctccttCTTCCCATccaccgactccgacggcCACACCCGCACaggcaccaccaccatcaccCTGACTGGCAGCAAGCCCGGCAACAACGGCGACTCCGACTCCTTCTCACTGCCTCCACCATACACCACAACCGTCTCCAAGAGCACCACCACAGAaacagacatcgtctccttCTTCCCATccaccgactccgacggcCACACCCGCACaggcaccaccaccatcaccCTGACTGGCAGCAAGCCCGGCAACAACGGCGACTCCGACTCCTTCTCACTGCCTCCACCATACACCACAACCGTCTCCAAGAGCACCACCACAGAaacagacatcgtctccttCTTCCCATccaccgactccgacggcCACACCCGCACcggcaccaccaccatcactcTGACTGGCAGCAAGCCcggcaacaacggcaatGTTGGTACTTCCAGTGTCCCACCAGTTGGTAATATAGTGATCACACCTTCAGTCTCGACAAGAACTGTTACTTTCACAAATGGAATAATATCAACCATTACTACCACCATTAGACCACCATCTCCAaatggtggtggttctggcaacaacggcaacccaccatctccaaacggcggtggttctggcaacaacggcaacccaccatctccaaacggcggtggttctggcaacaacggcaacccaccatctccaaacggcggtggttctggcaacaacggcaacccaccatctccaaacggcggtggttctggcaacaacggcaacccaccatctccaaacggcggtggttctggcaacaacggcaacccaccatctccaaacggcggtggttctggcaacaacggcaacccaccatctccaaacggcggtggttctggcaacaacggcaacccaccatctccaaacggcggtggttctggcaacaacggcaacccaccatctccaaacggcggtggttctggcaacaacggcaacccaccatctccaaacggcggtggttctggcaacaacggcaacccaccatctccaaacggcggtggttctggcaacaacggcaacccaccatctccaaacggcggtggttctggcaacaacggcaacccaccatctccaaacggcggtggttctggcaacaacggcaacccaccatctccaaacggcggtggttctggcaacaacggcaacacACCATCCCCAAACggcggtggttctggcaacaacggcaacacaccatctccaaacggCGCTAATTCCCCTAGATTGTCCACTTCGGTTGCAGTTAATCAGCCAACATTATCGACATTCAAGGGTGAAGGTTCTCAGGCAGTTAAAATGATGCCAACAAAACTGTTGTTATTGGTTCTTATTGCACctattttcttgtaa
- the AWP2 gene encoding AWP2 (CAGL0K00110g~Putative adhesin-like cell wall protein (adhesin cluster V); predicted GPI-anchor; identified in cell wall extracts by mass spectrometry) gives MRKLPLFMAWKFWLICLYIIKVASTQIVIKSNTIVGGNNPSGFQNGYIVSGDAFLAFQDMNTVPMYQTVRIDKGGALYYINNDKQGFSILSDHNYNHPFVFLNEGTVVVDDRRSISPGSWTIKDGSFTNNGNIMFTSSQGDIFSIGSNYITNTGFIFSKGTSFEKPQRLQIGNGNIWINTGTVCMANTTYILENAIQGGGCISVGENSVFNIYSFDMQQQTVYLSHPSSVLILNGGHEVPVYGLGNGNGILYPDAPIRDIYYDSSTGIMDVTAGTNGIYKFTVYIGAGYNESNFEIVSSIKIHGISYDNYNFVRYRGPPPNLAPSVCQPCVEIPLYSFQVPDPYTTTNELGFSETVSFYSTYNENDIPVIGNTTIYVPPAIYTLTKVNENTTETDIISRVTGMGYNGLPFTYYTTITVGEMETGVVTKTITITENKSRSTKTTLMSRNYTFSFSNYSPISSSGTYSVSTVDNITTLTDTVANVSSSGPNSIVTATMTTYQNNHEFNNASVINVTNSSNIMVPITSTFYSSVDSNLTTPITSLTRTSQSQIVSHITKLASSINETTIANTFPSPAASGTNYTTVVTNAEGSVQTDIVSHITTTDSDGKPTTIVSHITTTDSDGKPTTIVTTFPAPAASGADYTTVVTNADGSVETDIVSHITTKDSIGKPTTVVTTVPYTLCASNADYTTVVTKSNVSVETEVVSHITTTAPCSDLESHVENQTTSPSMHTTSLVGSENGVSAKTVNDKPNPTIFTEVAVSEGTTSNAGYVTDQGSSLEMFAPTGASAVESGNKVSQTQTASIFHGAGSTFKIKFNTILLSTSLTILILLGMA, from the coding sequence atgaGGAAACTACCATTGTTCATGGCTTGGAAATTTTGGCTAATTTGCctttatattataaaagTTGCTTCTACACAAATTGTTATTAAAAGTAATACAATTGTTGGTGGTAATAACCCTTCAGGTTTTCAAAATGGCTACATTGTTTCTGGAGATGCCTTTTTGGCTTTCCAGGACATGAACACAGTTCCTATGTACCAAACAGTTAGAATCGATAAGGGTGGGGCTTTGTACTACATCAACAATGACAAGCAAGGATTCTCTATTTTGTCTGATCACAATTACAATCATCCTTTTGTATTTCTAAATGAAGGGACTGTTGTCGTTGATGACCGGAGAAGCATCAGTCCTGGTTCTTGGACCATAAAAGATGGCTCTTTTACTAATAATGGTAATATCATGTTTACGTCAAGTCAAGGTGATATATTTAGTATTGGCTCGAACTATATCACCAACACAGgttttatcttttctaAAGGTACTAGTTTTGAGAAACCTCAGCGGTTGCAGATTGGTAATGGTAATATATGGATTAACACTGGTACTGTCTGTATGGCCAATACTACTTATATCTTAGAAAATGCTATTCAAGGTGGAGGTTGTATTTCTGTGGGCGAAAATTCAGTTTTCAACATCTATAGTTTTGATATGCAACAACAAACAGTATATTTATCTCACCCGTCGTCTGTTCTTATCCTAAATGGAGGGCATGAAGTACCAGTATATGGACTCGGTAATGGAAATGGAATTTTATACCCTGATGCTCCTATTAGGGATATCTATTATGATTCCTCTACAGGCATAATGGATGTCACAGCAGGAACAAATGGAATTTATAAGTTTACTGTCTATATTGGTGCTGGGTATAATGAATcgaattttgaaattgtgaGCTCCATAAAAATTCATGGAATAAGCTATgataattataattttgTGAGATACCGAGGACCGCCACCAAATCTAGCTCCATCTGTTTGTCAACCATGTGTCGAGATACCATTGTATTCATTTCAGGTTCCCGATCCATATACAACAACCAATGAACTGGGATTTTCGGAGACCGTATCATTTTATTCTacatataatgaaaatgatatacCAGTTATTGGTAATACTACAATATATGTACCTCCAGCTATCTATACATTAACCAAGGTCAATGAAAATACAACTGAGACAGATATTATTAGTAGAGTAACAGGTATGGGCTATAATGGGCTACCATTCACTTATTATACCACAATTACAGTTGGTGAAATGGAAACCGGGGTGGTTACAAAAACGATTACTATtacagaaaataaaagtagGAGCACCAAAACAACGCTAATGTCGAGAAACTACACTTTTAGTTTTTCTAATTACTCTCCTATATCAAGTAGTGGTACCTATAGTGTGTCTACGGTCGATAATATAACCACTCTCACAGATACTGTTGCGAATGTCTCTTCAAGTGGACCAAATAGCATAGTAACTGCTACAATGACAacatatcaaaataatcaTGAATTTAATAATGCCTCGGTCATAAACGTAACAAACTCAAGTAATATAATGGTCCCCATCACCTCAACGTTTTATTCTTCTGTTGACTCCAATCTTACAACTCCTATAACGAGCCTTACCAGAACATCACAGAGCCAaattgtctcccacatcaccaagCTTGCATCCAGCATCAATGAAACCACAATCGCCAATACTTTCCCATCCCCTGCTGCCAGCGGTACTAACTACACCACTGTCGTGACCAACGCGGAGGGCTctgtccagaccgacattgtctcccacatcaccaccaccgactccgacggcaagcctaccaccatcgtctcccacatcaccaccaccgactccgacggcaagcctaccaccatcgtcaccaccttcccagccccagctgccagcggtgctgactacaccactgtcGTGACCAACGCGGACGGCTCTGTcgagaccgacattgtctcccacatcaccaccaaagATTCCATAGGTAAGCCTACAACTgttgtcaccactgttccataCACTCTATGCGCAAGCAacgcagactacaccactgtAGTTACCAAGTCCAACGTCAGTGTTGAGACCGAAGTTGTGTCCCACATTACCACCACTGCTCCATGCTCTGATTTGGAATCCCACGTTGAGAACCAAACAACTTCACCAAGCATGCATACCACCTCACTTGTTGGTTCTGAAAACGGTGTTAGTGCTAAGACTGTCAATGACAAGCCTAACCCAACTATTTTTACAGAAGTTGCTGTAAGTGAAGGTACTACATCTAATGCCGGTTATGTGACAGACCAAGGTAGCTCTTTGGAGATGTTTGCTCCTACAGGAGCTTCTGCTGTTGAAAGTGGCAATAAGGTGTCCCAGACCCAAACTGCCTCCATCTTCCATGGTGCAGGTTCTACattcaagatcaaatttAATACCATTCTACTATCCACATCATTGACTATCTTGATTCTGTTAGGCATGGCTTAA
- a CDS encoding uncharacterized protein (CAGL0K00121g~Protein of unknown function), protein MKQAKRYICTWLEFRVCTYLARMKSRTLVNTNVYFVVISIVTLELEKEACLSFKYLLCIVYIYQLIKRLIRY, encoded by the coding sequence ATGAAACAAGCAAAAAGATATATTTGTACGTGGTTAGAGTTCCGTGTATGTACATATTTGGCTAGAATGAAGTCAAGAACATTAGTTAACACGAATGTCTACTTTGTAGTAATAAGTATTGTCACACTCGAACTTGAGAAAGAGGCTTGTCTTTCTTTTAAGTACTTACTTTGTATAGTTTATATTTACCAACTCATTAAAAGATTGATCAGGTACTAA